A stretch of the Streptococcus suis genome encodes the following:
- a CDS encoding transcription repressor NadR yields MKAIERRKHILSLLQETSQPLSANYLAKEFGVSRQVIVGDIALLRAEGDLVLATPRGYLLQSSLAPLEGAYIRKIACQHGPEDVEKELTILLEGGAQILDVEIEHPIYGLLSGKLNITSFEDRDRFLDDLSHYKGVLLSNLTEGVHTHTVSFPSVQAYQELSLVLKAAGILLENQ; encoded by the coding sequence ATGAAAGCAATAGAAAGACGAAAGCACATTTTATCACTTTTACAGGAAACATCTCAACCACTTTCAGCGAATTACCTAGCAAAAGAATTTGGAGTGAGCCGTCAGGTGATTGTGGGAGATATAGCCTTGCTTAGAGCAGAGGGGGATCTGGTTTTGGCGACTCCGAGAGGCTACCTACTGCAGTCTTCTCTGGCGCCTCTTGAAGGAGCTTATATTCGTAAAATAGCTTGTCAACATGGACCAGAAGATGTTGAAAAAGAGTTGACTATCTTATTAGAGGGAGGAGCTCAAATCCTTGATGTCGAAATTGAACATCCTATTTACGGTCTCTTATCTGGCAAACTAAATATTACCAGTTTTGAAGATCGGGACCGTTTTTTAGATGATTTGAGTCATTATAAAGGAGTGCTATTGAGTAATTTAACAGAAGGAGTTCATACTCATACTGTCTCATTTCCCTCGGTTCAAGCCTACCAAGAACTTTCTTTGGTATTAAAGGCTGCAGGAATTTTGCTAGAAAATCAATAA